The proteins below are encoded in one region of Stenotrophomonas bentonitica:
- a CDS encoding RelA/SpoT family protein — translation MNRASVPGLDGLLNRPSAAALPPVLRDALLQRWQADDADHTQAAPWPVLGDTLDALALLSADDSALLAALLFDLPWLRAGLEGLPLGSHKTAVVGLLDGLDAADQVWALHAGRDAGRNSEGLRRLLLSIIHDLRVVPILLARQLARMRAADRLPEEQRRALAQLTRDIHAPLANRLGIWQLKWELEDLAFRHLEPETYRRIAREVDETRLARERYVEHVKKVLSRELLAQGIEAEVSGRPKHIYSIWRKMQKKRLAYEQLYDIRAVRVMVKDVAACYAALGVVHSLWAPVPSEFDDYIARPKANDYRSLHTAVVGPEGRTIEVQIRSHDMHAQAELGVAAHWRYKEGSKGAEKAFDRKITWMRQLLEQSQDGSSGELAGALDAELTEDRVYALSPKDEVMDLPQGATPLDFAYHVHTMVGHRCRGAKVNGRIVPLTYRLRSGDRVEILTGKEADPRRDWLLASNGYLASNRSREKVRGWFHKLDRARNVQAGRDLLDRELKRLGLQQADLSIATRKFHADSVDDLYIQVALGDTGPHQVSRALLEAERAATQPAAPVLPRPTARRDSLGKSKFTVQGVGNLLVQLARCCQPVAGEPIVGYLTRTRGVTVHRTDCAALARLSATSPQRILPVEWGQAGSGYEVDVVVDAVDRRWLLKDITNLIAQEDAYVLDIHSDNVRNSGRAHLRLRLKVSDYGQLSNLLGKLDALPGVSDARRLG, via the coding sequence GTGAACCGCGCTTCCGTCCCCGGCCTGGATGGCCTGCTGAACCGACCCTCGGCCGCCGCGCTGCCCCCCGTGCTGCGCGACGCGCTGCTGCAGCGCTGGCAGGCCGACGACGCCGACCACACCCAGGCCGCACCGTGGCCGGTGCTGGGCGACACCCTCGACGCGCTGGCCCTGTTGTCGGCCGACGACAGCGCGCTGCTGGCAGCGCTCCTGTTCGACCTGCCGTGGCTGCGCGCCGGGCTGGAGGGGTTGCCGCTGGGCAGCCACAAGACCGCTGTGGTCGGGCTGCTGGACGGCCTGGATGCGGCCGACCAGGTCTGGGCGCTGCATGCCGGACGCGACGCCGGGCGCAACAGCGAAGGCCTGCGCCGGCTGCTGCTGTCGATCATCCATGATCTGCGGGTGGTACCGATCCTGTTGGCCCGGCAGCTGGCGCGGATGCGCGCGGCCGACCGCCTGCCCGAGGAACAGCGCCGTGCGCTGGCCCAGCTGACCCGCGACATCCATGCGCCGCTGGCCAACCGGCTCGGCATCTGGCAGCTGAAGTGGGAACTGGAAGACCTGGCGTTCCGCCACCTGGAGCCGGAGACCTATCGGCGCATCGCGCGCGAAGTCGACGAAACCCGGCTGGCACGCGAGCGCTACGTCGAGCACGTCAAGAAGGTGCTGTCGCGCGAGCTGCTCGCGCAGGGCATCGAGGCCGAAGTCAGTGGGCGTCCGAAGCACATCTACAGCATCTGGCGGAAGATGCAGAAGAAGCGGCTGGCCTACGAACAGCTGTACGACATCCGCGCGGTGCGGGTGATGGTCAAGGACGTGGCGGCCTGCTACGCCGCGCTGGGCGTGGTGCATTCGCTGTGGGCACCGGTGCCCAGCGAGTTCGACGATTACATCGCCCGGCCCAAGGCCAACGACTACCGTTCGCTGCACACCGCCGTGGTCGGCCCGGAAGGGCGCACCATCGAAGTGCAGATCCGCAGCCACGACATGCATGCGCAGGCCGAGCTCGGCGTGGCTGCGCACTGGCGCTACAAGGAAGGCAGCAAGGGCGCGGAGAAAGCCTTCGACCGCAAGATCACCTGGATGCGCCAGTTGCTGGAGCAATCGCAGGACGGCAGCAGTGGCGAACTGGCCGGCGCGCTGGATGCGGAGCTGACCGAAGACCGGGTCTATGCGCTCAGTCCCAAGGACGAGGTGATGGACCTGCCGCAGGGCGCCACGCCGCTGGATTTCGCCTACCACGTGCACACCATGGTCGGGCACCGCTGCCGCGGCGCCAAGGTCAACGGTCGCATCGTGCCGTTGACCTACCGGCTGCGCAGTGGCGACCGCGTGGAAATCCTCACCGGCAAGGAGGCCGACCCGCGCCGCGACTGGCTGCTGGCGTCCAACGGCTACCTGGCCAGCAACCGCTCGCGCGAAAAGGTGCGTGGCTGGTTCCACAAGCTCGACCGCGCGCGCAACGTGCAGGCCGGGCGTGACCTGCTCGACCGCGAGCTGAAGCGGCTCGGGCTGCAGCAGGCCGACCTGTCCATCGCCACGCGCAAGTTCCACGCCGACAGCGTGGACGACCTGTACATCCAGGTCGCGCTCGGCGACACCGGTCCGCACCAGGTCAGCCGTGCGCTGCTGGAGGCCGAACGGGCCGCCACCCAGCCGGCGGCACCGGTGCTGCCACGGCCGACCGCGCGCCGCGACAGCCTGGGCAAGTCCAAGTTCACCGTGCAGGGCGTGGGCAACCTGCTGGTGCAGTTGGCCCGCTGCTGCCAGCCGGTGGCCGGCGAACCGATCGTCGGTTACCTCACCCGCACCCGTGGCGTGACCGTGCACCGCACCGACTGCGCCGCGCTGGCACGCCTGTCGGCGACCAGTCCGCAGCGCATCCTGCCGGTGGAATGGGGCCAGGCGGGCAGTGGTTACGAGGTCGACGTGGTGGTCGACGCGGTCGACCGGCGCTGGCTGCTCAAGGACATCACCAACCTGATCGCGCAGGAAGATGCGTACGTGCTGGACATCCACAGCGACAACGTCCGTAACAGCGGCCGCGCGCACCTGCGCCTGCGGCTCAAGGTGAGCGATTACGGGCAGCTGTCGAACCTGCTCGGAAAGCTGGATGCCTTGCCCGGGGTCAGTGACGCGCGGCGTCTGGGCTGA
- the hrpA gene encoding ATP-dependent RNA helicase HrpA, giving the protein MTAIKQPAASSFSSQQAAIDGAMSRDRGRLLGLLSRLRAKPADAGVAAAFEQALQASVQRRQARAQNLPSITLDDSLPIAREAERITALIRDHQVVVIAGETGSGKTTQLPKLCLAAGRGVAGMIGCTQPRRIAARAVATRVAQELHSELGATVGYQVRFTDRVGDDTRIKFMTDGILLAEISSDRWLSQYDTLIVDEAHERSLNIDFLLGYLKQLLRKRPDLKLIVTSATIDTSRFAQHFDDAPVISVEGRTFPVEVRYRPLEGEGGGDADGGRDGERTVNDAVVAAVDEITRSDPRGDILLFFPGEREIRDAHQALERRKYRETDVLPLYARLSVKDQDLVFNPGSKRRIVLATNVAETSLTVPRIRYVIDPGLARVKRYSPRQKLDRLHIEDISQASANQRKGRCGRVSEGICYRLYSEADFQSRAEFTDPEIRRSSLSGVILRMLQLGLGRIEDFPFLEAPDERAIADGWQQLGELGAVDAERRLTPIGRQMARLPVDVKLARMLVAAQAQGCLRPMLVIASFLGIQDPRERPPEARAAADNAHALFADGRSEFVGVLRLWEGYRQAHEDLTQSKLRGWCERHFLGFLRMREWRELHRQLRVLCEELGWNEEPVDTAMAPLLAGSSAPAPARDDAAKAKATRGQQHRAARLAREGKSETPAAAAPAAAPAPAEDARAGFSERVRANAYQTLHRALIAGLPTQVGHRSDKGDFLAPRQRRFLPFPGSVMAKRPPPWLLAATLLDTQKVWGLTNAAIEPDWVIAELPHLLLRKHFDPHWSRAQGQVLASEQISLFGLVLAPKKPVHYGRIAPGEAHDIFVRQALVSGEINTRASVIADNLKVLEQAREEEAKLRRAGIVADEDWQARWYLDRIPAEIHSATGLDAWWKGLAPEKRRALAWSLGDLLPGEGSDAERYPKYLPLGDARLALHYRFEPGSEDDGVSLDVPLHLLNALDPARLSWLAPGFVADKASALIRSLPKAMRRNYVPAPDFGRAFAEAFPAPTADDLRGELARFLSRATGAQVSALDFDETALDAHLRMNLRLHDAQGKLLATSRDLDALRARFGEQAGDAFAQRAGRALAAEGLREFPAAAIPLQVPGEAGVPAYPALVDAGETASLRIFADRNEALEQHPRGVRRLLEIALADKAKQARKQLPVPPKTGLLYAAIESQERLRGDLVDAAMNAVLAEGLGEIRDPGTFAKRRDAAGRELFGEAMARLKLAENILGHVAELKPLLEAPLMGWARGNLDDLEQQLASLVHPGFLRETPADALAQYPRYLRAMILRSERAKRDPPRDQARMLELRPFLDALDEAQARGLRERPQWQALRWDLEELRVSLFAQELGAKTGISAKKLAQRVAALRQA; this is encoded by the coding sequence ATGACAGCTATCAAACAACCTGCCGCTTCGTCCTTCTCTTCGCAGCAGGCCGCCATTGACGGGGCCATGAGCCGGGACCGCGGTCGTCTGCTCGGCCTGCTCTCGCGCCTGCGTGCCAAGCCGGCCGATGCGGGCGTTGCGGCGGCCTTCGAACAGGCGCTGCAGGCCTCGGTACAGCGGCGCCAGGCGCGGGCGCAGAACCTGCCATCGATTACTCTGGACGACAGCCTGCCGATTGCGCGTGAAGCCGAGCGCATCACCGCGCTGATCCGCGACCACCAGGTGGTGGTGATCGCCGGCGAAACCGGCTCGGGCAAGACCACCCAGCTGCCCAAGCTGTGCCTGGCCGCCGGGCGCGGCGTGGCCGGCATGATCGGCTGCACCCAGCCGCGACGGATTGCCGCACGTGCGGTGGCCACGCGCGTGGCGCAGGAACTGCATTCCGAACTCGGCGCTACGGTCGGCTACCAGGTGCGCTTCACCGACCGGGTCGGCGATGACACCCGCATCAAGTTCATGACCGACGGCATCCTGCTGGCGGAAATCAGCAGCGACCGCTGGTTGTCGCAGTACGACACGCTGATCGTCGACGAAGCGCACGAGCGCAGCCTCAACATCGACTTCCTGCTCGGCTACCTCAAGCAGCTGCTGCGCAAGCGTCCGGACCTCAAGCTGATCGTCACCTCGGCGACCATCGACACCTCGCGTTTCGCCCAGCATTTCGACGATGCGCCGGTGATCAGTGTGGAAGGCCGCACCTTCCCGGTGGAAGTGCGCTACCGCCCGCTGGAAGGCGAGGGCGGCGGCGATGCGGACGGCGGCCGCGACGGCGAGCGCACCGTCAACGATGCGGTGGTGGCCGCGGTGGACGAGATCACCCGCAGCGACCCGCGCGGCGACATCCTGCTGTTCTTCCCGGGCGAGCGCGAGATCCGCGACGCGCACCAGGCGCTGGAGCGGCGCAAGTACCGCGAAACCGACGTGCTGCCGCTGTATGCGCGACTGTCGGTGAAGGACCAGGACCTGGTGTTCAACCCGGGCAGCAAGCGCCGCATCGTGCTGGCCACCAACGTGGCCGAAACCTCGCTCACGGTGCCGCGCATCCGCTACGTGATCGACCCCGGCCTGGCCCGGGTCAAGCGCTACAGCCCGCGCCAGAAGCTGGACCGGCTGCATATCGAGGACATCTCGCAGGCCAGCGCCAACCAGCGCAAGGGTCGCTGCGGGCGTGTGTCCGAAGGCATCTGCTACCGCCTGTATTCGGAGGCCGATTTCCAGTCGCGCGCCGAATTCACCGACCCGGAAATCCGCCGCTCCAGCCTGTCCGGGGTGATCCTGCGGATGCTGCAGCTGGGCCTGGGCCGGATCGAGGATTTCCCGTTCCTGGAAGCGCCGGATGAGCGCGCCATCGCCGACGGCTGGCAGCAGCTGGGCGAACTGGGTGCGGTGGATGCCGAGCGCCGCCTGACCCCGATCGGGCGGCAGATGGCGCGGCTGCCGGTGGACGTCAAGCTGGCGCGCATGCTGGTGGCCGCGCAGGCGCAGGGCTGCCTGCGGCCGATGCTGGTGATCGCCTCGTTCCTGGGCATCCAGGACCCGCGTGAGCGCCCGCCCGAGGCCCGCGCCGCCGCCGACAACGCGCATGCACTGTTTGCCGACGGGCGTTCGGAGTTCGTTGGCGTGCTGCGCCTGTGGGAAGGCTATCGCCAAGCCCACGAAGACCTCACCCAGTCCAAGCTGCGTGGCTGGTGCGAACGCCACTTCCTCGGCTTCCTGCGCATGCGCGAGTGGCGCGAGCTGCACCGCCAGCTGCGCGTGCTGTGCGAGGAACTGGGCTGGAACGAGGAGCCGGTGGACACCGCGATGGCGCCGCTGCTGGCCGGCTCGTCGGCGCCGGCGCCGGCACGCGATGACGCGGCCAAGGCCAAGGCCACCCGTGGCCAGCAGCACCGAGCCGCGCGGCTGGCCCGTGAGGGCAAGAGCGAAACGCCCGCCGCCGCCGCGCCCGCCGCTGCGCCTGCACCCGCCGAGGATGCGCGCGCCGGTTTCAGCGAACGCGTCCGCGCCAACGCCTACCAGACCCTGCACCGCGCGTTGATCGCCGGCCTGCCCACCCAGGTCGGCCACCGCAGCGACAAGGGCGACTTCCTGGCCCCGCGCCAGCGCCGTTTCCTGCCGTTCCCGGGCTCGGTGATGGCCAAGCGTCCGCCGCCGTGGCTGCTGGCCGCCACCCTGCTGGACACCCAGAAGGTGTGGGGCCTCACCAACGCCGCGATCGAGCCGGACTGGGTGATCGCCGAACTGCCGCACCTGCTGCTGCGCAAACACTTCGACCCGCACTGGTCGCGCGCGCAGGGCCAGGTGCTGGCCTCGGAGCAGATCAGCCTGTTCGGGCTGGTGCTGGCACCGAAGAAGCCGGTGCATTACGGTCGCATCGCGCCGGGCGAAGCGCACGACATCTTTGTGCGCCAGGCACTGGTGAGTGGTGAGATCAACACCCGCGCCAGCGTCATCGCCGACAACCTGAAGGTGCTGGAGCAGGCGCGCGAGGAAGAAGCCAAGCTGCGCCGCGCCGGCATCGTCGCCGACGAGGACTGGCAGGCCCGCTGGTATCTGGACCGGATTCCGGCCGAGATCCACTCGGCCACCGGCCTGGATGCGTGGTGGAAGGGCCTGGCCCCGGAAAAACGGCGCGCGCTGGCGTGGTCGCTGGGCGATCTGCTGCCCGGCGAGGGCAGCGATGCCGAGCGGTATCCCAAGTACCTGCCGCTGGGCGACGCGCGGCTGGCGCTGCACTACCGCTTCGAGCCGGGCAGCGAGGACGACGGCGTCAGCCTGGACGTGCCGCTGCACCTGCTCAACGCGCTGGACCCGGCGCGGCTGTCGTGGCTGGCGCCGGGCTTCGTGGCCGACAAGGCCTCGGCGCTGATCCGCAGCCTGCCCAAGGCGATGCGCCGCAACTACGTGCCGGCGCCAGACTTCGGCCGTGCCTTCGCCGAAGCGTTCCCGGCGCCGACCGCAGACGACCTGCGCGGTGAGCTGGCGCGTTTCCTGTCGCGTGCCACCGGTGCGCAGGTGAGTGCGCTGGACTTCGACGAAACCGCGCTGGACGCGCACCTGCGCATGAACCTGCGGCTGCACGATGCGCAGGGCAAGCTGCTGGCCACCTCCCGCGACCTGGACGCGCTGCGCGCGCGCTTCGGCGAGCAGGCCGGCGATGCGTTCGCGCAGCGCGCCGGGCGCGCGCTCGCGGCCGAAGGGCTGCGCGAGTTCCCGGCCGCCGCGATCCCGCTGCAGGTGCCCGGCGAAGCCGGCGTGCCGGCCTATCCGGCCCTGGTCGATGCGGGCGAGACCGCCTCGCTGCGGATCTTCGCCGACCGCAACGAAGCGCTGGAACAGCATCCGCGCGGCGTGCGCCGCCTGCTGGAGATCGCGCTGGCCGACAAGGCCAAGCAGGCGCGCAAGCAGCTGCCGGTGCCGCCCAAGACCGGGCTGCTGTATGCGGCGATCGAGTCGCAGGAGCGCCTGCGCGGCGACCTCGTCGATGCGGCGATGAATGCCGTGCTGGCCGAGGGCCTGGGCGAGATCCGCGATCCGGGCACGTTCGCCAAACGGCGCGACGCCGCCGGCCGCGAACTGTTCGGCGAGGCGATGGCGCGGCTGAAGCTGGCCGAGAACATCCTGGGCCATGTGGCCGAACTCAAGCCGCTGCTGGAGGCGCCGTTGATGGGCTGGGCGCGTGGCAATCTGGACGACCTGGAGCAGCAGCTCGCGTCGCTGGTCCACCCGGGCTTCCTGCGCGAAACGCCAGCCGATGCGCTGGCGCAGTACCCGCGCTACCTGCGCGCGATGATCCTGCGCAGCGAACGCGCCAAGCGCGATCCGCCGCGCGACCAGGCGCGGATGCTGGAGCTGCGGCCGTTCCTGGATGCGCTGGATGAAGCGCAGGCCCGTGGCCTGCGCGAGCGCCCGCAGTGGCAGGCCCTGCGTTGGGACCTGGAAGAACTGCGGGTGTCGTTGTTCGCGCAGGAGCTCGGCGCGAAAACCGGCATTTCCGCCAAGAAACTGGCCCAGCGCGTGGCGGCGCTGCGCCAGGCCTGA
- a CDS encoding Dps family protein, whose amino-acid sequence MAKTKSPAKPKATKQKLAASTPSLPAAPSAPNIDIGIKVGDRKKIADGLAAFQADAFTLYLKTHNFHWNVTGSMFNSLHVMFETQYTEQWAALDDVAERIRALGFNAPGSYREFAALTSIAEEPGLTNSADWREMVRQLVVANEAVCRTARKVLDVADDAPTEDLMTQRLQTHEKYAWMLRSLLQ is encoded by the coding sequence ATGGCGAAGACCAAATCCCCGGCCAAGCCCAAGGCCACCAAGCAGAAGCTGGCTGCCTCGACCCCGTCCCTGCCGGCGGCGCCCTCGGCCCCGAACATCGATATCGGGATCAAGGTGGGCGATCGCAAGAAGATTGCCGACGGGCTGGCGGCCTTCCAGGCGGACGCGTTCACGCTCTACCTGAAGACCCACAATTTCCACTGGAACGTGACCGGCTCGATGTTCAACTCGCTGCATGTCATGTTCGAAACCCAGTACACCGAGCAGTGGGCGGCCCTGGACGACGTGGCCGAGCGCATCCGCGCCCTGGGCTTCAACGCCCCCGGCTCGTACCGCGAGTTCGCCGCCCTGACCTCGATCGCCGAGGAACCGGGCCTGACCAACAGCGCCGACTGGCGTGAAATGGTACGCCAGTTGGTGGTTGCCAACGAGGCCGTGTGCCGGACCGCCCGCAAAGTGCTCGACGTGGCCGACGACGCCCCGACCGAGGACCTGATGACCCAGCGCCTGCAGACGCATGAGAAGTACGCCTGGATGTTGCGCTCCCTGCTGCAGTAA
- the recQ gene encoding DNA helicase RecQ — MSSRPAHELLHRIFGYDDFRGPQQAIVEHVAAGNDALVLMPTGGGKSLCYQVPSLLRDGTGIVISPLIALMQDQVEALRQLGVRAEYLNSTLDAETAARVERELAAGELELLYVAPERLLTGRFLSLLARSRIALFAIDEAHCVSQWGHDFRPEYRQLTVLHERWPDVPRIALTATADPPTQREIAERLDLTNAQHFVSSFDRPNIRYTVVQKDNAKRQLLDFLRGHRDEAGIVYCMSRRKVEETAEFLCKEGMNALPYHAGLPAEVRAANQRRFLREDGIVMCATIAFGMGIDKPDVRFVAHTDLPKSMEGYYQETGRAGRDGEPAEAWLCYGLGDVVLLKQMIEQSEAGEERKALERSKLDHLLGYCESMQCRRQVLLAGFGETYPQPCGNCDNCLLPPDAWDASVAAQKALSCVYRSGQRFGVGHLIDILRGGENDKIRQFGHTELSTYGIGKDLDSRTWRSVFRQLVAAGLLEVDSDAYGGLRLTDGSRQVLKGQRKVMMRRESPKTRERERSGQRTGLSVLPQDLALFNALRGLRAELAREQNVPAFVIFHDSTLRNIAEQRPTSIDALGRVGGIGGTKLSRYGERLVEIVREEG, encoded by the coding sequence ATGTCTTCCCGCCCCGCGCACGAACTGCTGCACCGCATCTTTGGCTACGACGATTTCCGCGGTCCGCAGCAGGCGATCGTCGAGCATGTCGCGGCCGGTAACGACGCGCTTGTCCTGATGCCCACAGGCGGCGGCAAGTCGCTGTGCTACCAGGTCCCTTCCCTGCTCCGCGACGGCACCGGCATCGTCATTTCGCCGCTGATCGCGCTGATGCAGGACCAGGTCGAAGCCCTGCGCCAGCTCGGCGTGCGTGCCGAGTACCTGAATTCGACCCTGGACGCCGAAACCGCCGCCCGGGTCGAGCGCGAACTGGCCGCCGGCGAGCTGGAACTGCTGTACGTCGCGCCCGAGCGGCTGCTGACCGGCCGCTTCCTGTCGCTGCTGGCGCGCAGCCGGATCGCCCTGTTCGCCATCGACGAAGCCCATTGCGTTTCGCAGTGGGGTCACGATTTCCGCCCCGAGTACCGCCAGCTCACCGTGCTCCACGAGCGTTGGCCGGACGTGCCGCGCATCGCGCTGACCGCCACCGCCGACCCGCCGACCCAGCGCGAGATCGCCGAGCGGCTGGACCTGACCAACGCCCAGCACTTCGTCAGCTCGTTCGACCGCCCCAACATCCGCTACACCGTGGTCCAGAAGGACAACGCCAAGCGCCAGCTGCTGGACTTCCTGCGCGGGCACCGCGACGAGGCCGGCATCGTCTACTGCATGTCGCGCCGGAAGGTCGAGGAAACCGCCGAGTTCCTGTGCAAGGAGGGCATGAACGCCCTGCCCTACCACGCCGGCCTGCCGGCCGAAGTGCGCGCCGCCAACCAGCGCCGCTTCCTGCGCGAGGACGGCATCGTCATGTGCGCCACCATCGCCTTCGGCATGGGCATCGACAAACCCGACGTGCGCTTCGTCGCGCACACCGACCTGCCCAAGTCGATGGAAGGCTACTACCAGGAAACCGGCCGCGCAGGCCGCGACGGCGAGCCGGCCGAGGCCTGGCTCTGCTACGGGCTGGGCGACGTGGTGCTGCTCAAGCAGATGATCGAGCAGTCCGAAGCCGGCGAAGAGCGCAAGGCGCTGGAGCGCTCCAAGCTCGACCACCTGCTGGGCTACTGCGAATCCATGCAGTGCCGGCGGCAGGTGCTGCTGGCGGGGTTCGGTGAAACCTACCCGCAGCCCTGCGGCAACTGCGACAACTGCCTGCTGCCCCCGGACGCCTGGGATGCCAGCGTGGCCGCGCAGAAGGCACTGAGCTGCGTGTACCGCAGCGGCCAGCGCTTCGGCGTGGGCCACCTTATCGACATCCTGCGCGGCGGCGAGAACGACAAGATTCGCCAGTTCGGGCATACCGAGCTGAGCACCTACGGCATCGGCAAGGATCTCGATTCGCGCACCTGGCGCAGCGTGTTCCGCCAGCTGGTCGCCGCCGGCCTGCTGGAAGTGGACAGCGACGCCTACGGCGGCCTGCGCCTCACCGACGGCAGCCGCCAGGTGCTGAAGGGCCAGCGCAAGGTGATGATGCGCCGCGAAAGCCCCAAGACCCGCGAGCGCGAGCGCAGCGGCCAGCGCACCGGGCTGTCCGTGCTGCCGCAGGACCTGGCCCTGTTCAACGCATTGCGCGGACTGCGCGCCGAGCTGGCCCGCGAGCAGAACGTGCCGGCCTTCGTGATCTTCCACGACAGCACCCTGCGCAACATTGCCGAACAGCGCCCGACCAGCATCGACGCGCTGGGCCGGGTCGGTGGCATCGGCGGCACCAAGCTGTCCCGTTACGGCGAGCGGCTGGTCGAGATCGTCCGCGAAGAAGGCTGA
- a CDS encoding CopL family metal-binding regulatory protein — protein sequence MSAGGLLLRVVLMLSLLLNGLNAAMAGPMVLEMAQAPAVQQAAAPPCHGEGHAALPTAPTGTDDTQAPDDSEHCKIKDCLRNCAQQPSLTAQIAWLPLPPPLFQAPLPVASSRLPSLPLDRITRPPIA from the coding sequence ATGTCTGCCGGTGGCCTGCTCCTGCGCGTGGTCTTGATGCTCAGCCTGTTGCTCAACGGGCTGAACGCGGCCATGGCCGGGCCCATGGTGCTGGAAATGGCGCAGGCGCCCGCCGTGCAGCAGGCCGCCGCGCCGCCCTGCCACGGCGAAGGCCACGCGGCCCTGCCCACCGCCCCCACCGGGACCGACGACACCCAGGCCCCTGATGACAGCGAGCACTGCAAGATCAAGGACTGCCTGCGCAACTGCGCCCAGCAGCCCAGCCTGACCGCGCAGATAGCCTGGCTTCCCCTCCCCCCGCCGCTGTTCCAGGCGCCGTTGCCGGTCGCGTCCTCCCGCCTGCCCAGCCTGCCGCTGGACCGGATCACCCGCCCTCCCATCGCCTGA
- a CDS encoding copper resistance system multicopper oxidase, producing MSHPSFPGAGAPPLPSRRLFVQGLAAGGVVAGLAGATLPSRALANAGPRVATAPQVLTGEQFQLSIGESLANFTGRTRPAITVNGSLPAPILRWREGDTVNVRVANTLQGHPTSIHWHGILLPANMDGVPGLSFNGIAPGEAYQYRFTLKQSGTYWYHSHSMFQEQAGLYGALIIDPLQPAPYRYDREHVILLSDWTDMDPGALFRRMKKLAEHDNYYKRTLPDFLRDVRRDGWSAATADRGMWGRMRMTPTDISDVNAHTYTYLLNGTTPAGNWAGLFRSGEKVLLRFINGGSMTYFDVRIPGLKMTVVAADGQYIHPVSIDEFRIAPAETFDVIVEPTGQDAFTIFCQDMGRTGFAAGTLAVRHGLQAPIPARDPRPLLTMSDMGHDMSGHGDMGHDMKGMEGGCGANMGHAGHGNAQGSSKAPRHASSEDGNPLVDMQSMATEPKLDDPGIGLRDNGRQVLTYGAMRSLFEDPDGREPSREVELHLTGHMEKFSWSFDGIPFASAEPLRLNYGERMRIVLVNDTMMQHPIHLHGVWSDLENAQGDFHLRKHTIDMPPGTRRSYRVRADALGRWAYHCHLLYHMEAGMMREVRIEE from the coding sequence ATGTCCCACCCCTCTTTCCCCGGCGCGGGCGCCCCGCCGCTGCCGTCACGGCGCCTGTTCGTGCAGGGCCTTGCCGCTGGCGGCGTGGTCGCCGGCCTGGCCGGTGCCACCCTGCCGTCGCGTGCGCTGGCCAATGCCGGCCCACGCGTGGCCACCGCCCCGCAGGTGCTCACCGGCGAGCAGTTCCAGCTCAGCATTGGCGAGTCGCTGGCCAATTTCACCGGGCGCACCCGTCCGGCGATCACCGTCAACGGCAGCCTGCCTGCGCCGATCCTGCGCTGGCGCGAAGGCGACACCGTCAACGTGCGCGTGGCCAACACGCTGCAGGGCCACCCGACCTCGATCCACTGGCACGGCATCCTGCTGCCGGCCAACATGGACGGCGTGCCGGGCCTGAGCTTCAACGGCATCGCCCCGGGCGAGGCCTACCAGTACCGCTTCACCCTGAAGCAGTCCGGCACCTACTGGTACCACAGCCATTCCATGTTCCAGGAACAGGCCGGGCTGTACGGCGCGCTGATCATCGACCCGCTGCAGCCGGCGCCGTACCGGTACGACCGCGAGCACGTGATCCTGCTCTCGGACTGGACCGACATGGACCCCGGCGCGCTGTTCCGGCGCATGAAGAAGCTGGCCGAGCACGACAACTACTACAAGCGCACCCTGCCCGACTTCCTGCGTGACGTGCGCCGCGACGGCTGGTCCGCCGCCACCGCCGACCGCGGCATGTGGGGCCGGATGCGGATGACGCCGACCGACATTTCGGACGTCAACGCGCACACCTACACCTACCTGCTCAACGGCACCACGCCGGCGGGCAACTGGGCCGGGCTGTTCCGCAGCGGCGAAAAGGTCCTGCTGCGCTTCATCAATGGCGGCTCGATGACCTACTTCGACGTGCGCATTCCCGGCCTGAAGATGACCGTGGTCGCCGCCGACGGCCAGTACATCCACCCGGTGAGCATCGACGAGTTCCGCATTGCGCCCGCCGAAACCTTTGACGTGATCGTCGAACCGACCGGCCAGGACGCCTTCACCATTTTCTGCCAGGACATGGGCCGCACCGGTTTCGCCGCCGGCACCCTGGCCGTGCGCCACGGCCTGCAGGCACCGATCCCCGCGCGCGACCCGCGCCCGTTGCTGACCATGAGCGATATGGGGCATGACATGTCGGGGCATGGTGACATGGGCCATGACATGAAAGGCATGGAAGGCGGCTGCGGCGCGAACATGGGCCACGCCGGTCACGGCAACGCGCAGGGCAGCAGCAAGGCACCGCGCCACGCGTCCAGCGAGGACGGAAACCCACTGGTCGACATGCAGAGCATGGCCACCGAGCCCAAGCTGGACGACCCCGGCATCGGCCTGCGCGACAACGGCCGCCAGGTGCTGACCTACGGCGCCATGCGCAGCCTGTTCGAGGATCCCGATGGTCGCGAACCATCCCGCGAAGTGGAACTGCACCTCACCGGGCACATGGAAAAGTTCAGCTGGTCGTTCGACGGCATTCCCTTCGCCAGCGCCGAACCGCTGCGCCTGAACTACGGCGAGCGCATGCGAATCGTGCTGGTCAACGACACCATGATGCAGCACCCCATCCACCTGCACGGCGTATGGAGCGACCTCGAGAATGCGCAGGGCGACTTCCACCTGCGCAAGCACACCATCGACATGCCGCCCGGCACCCGCCGCAGCTACCGCGTGCGCGCCGACGCACTCGGCCGCTGGGCCTACCACTGCCACCTGCTGTACCACATGGAAGCGGGCATGATGCGCGAAGTGAGGATTGAAGAATGA